Genomic segment of Gigantopelta aegis isolate Gae_Host chromosome 10, Gae_host_genome, whole genome shotgun sequence:
tcataaaatatttgtttaaacaaaggtttattttatatggtaaaaaaactaaatttttcaAATTACTGCTGGTCTATACCAATgggcttttttcttttctttctttctcgttTTTTGTAAGTACAACTGGTCTTTGACGTTTGTCATCTACATTATGTTGTATTGTGTTATTTTGTCTGAAAATGGCTCTTAATATGGatcctttctttttaaaagtgtatttgttAATTCTACTGTAGTTGTGTGTGTCAATTTAGTGCACATTATTCATGATCCCTGTAGATTATGGCCTGGTCCTATTACATTCTGCATCATATTGAAACCTGCCCTGTTCTTGTGTTGGTCTCCTGTATTGTGACAAGCTTGGTTAAATGAATAACTGCAATATAATACTATgtattttatagtttttaacCAAATGTTACCAGGACTAACGTTAAAATAATCTAATCAAGTTACACCACCATGCAAACTTTGAATTGCCCATCCTGAAGCCAGGACACCATCTCATTTTGCTGTTTCTAAGTAGATACCTTGGAATTGACATATTACGAGCCCAGCTATTGGTAATAAAAATGAGTAACTTCAAATATTGGCTAATTAAAGAGTTATCCTACttactatatttatttaagaatttttttatattgcatTTATGTGTGTAACATCAATATTTAGTGAATAAATACTAAGCTGCTACTAGTGATGATTGTATTGGGAATGATGGGATGCTGTCAGAAAGGTTAACTTTGTAATAAAATCATGAACTGTCAGCTGCAGAGTTTAAATCTATTGGTGTTCCCAATAACTGAGGTGTTGCTATTGCCATAAGAATAACATCGTTATTCATTAAGTGACACAATTCGTAAGTGTTTTCAGTACGTCATTACACAGATGCAGTTGGGGGAAGAATAATATCGTTATTCATTAAGTGACGCAATTCGTAAGTGTTTTCAGTACGTCATTACACAGATGCCGTTGGGGGGAGAATAATATCGTTATTCATTAAGTGACACAATTCATAAGTGTTTTCAGTACGTCATTACACATATGCAGTTGGGGGAAGAATAATATCGTTATTCATTAAGTGACACAATTCGTAAGTGTTTTCAGTACGTCATTACACAGATGCAgttgggggaaggggggggggtgagctcttgaattgtttttattctccaatagtttttcttttcagctaaaaagtaattttaatgtagcattttcaataattttttctaaaattgaagtagcctttattggaaatgaaaatatacataatGTCATCTGGCGAAAAAATTTTCTGGTTTCAacttctttattatccatatgatTCAtcataactgagttaataataatcatagaagtgtaatgacataattttgggaagcgatgtcataacatgatgttgcttagactgcatttgaaatatgacgtcatttcataGTCTCCTTCTTCTAGTTgtagctgaaacattttgatttgggtcttgttattcataaagaaaacaacaataataatatggataatcaagaaattattacactagcATGTAGGTCGTACTGAGTTtacaaaactcgtgtcaggattctcGCTCAGGCAAGACAAAAGTCTTGACACTCATTTcctaaaatcagtacgacacacaagctcgtataataatctgtatttattataaagttaacttttAATTGGCTTTCATTGGTAAGGATGGTGTTAACGTGCGAAGTGATTAAAACCATGGACCACTTACTGTTGGTGTAATTCTGCAGGGTATGTATTTGATTTAATTACATGTGTTCTCGTTCACTGGGTCTCTTGGTAACTGTCGGTGTGCCCATCACACTGGTGTGTAACAACTACAGCTTTATGATGTATTTGACTCGTTACACAGGGTCTTTAATATTGGTTAACTGGCATGCAGTTTTGTGTATGTTCTAGATGCCGATAGCCTGTCCACTGTATAATGTGACGAGAATTGAGGAGCCGATTTTAATTTGCACTGGTTCACATAATTAATATCTGCTGTGAGTCATGACattctgtttttttaatatcgCGGTAGGTAAACATCACAGACAGTTCCATGCATTTGGGTTCACAACGGTCCTTATTGACAGTTGCAGGTTAAACCACCTGAGACTGGCAGAATGTTTTAGTTCTGTGGCTTGTACTATGGAATAGTTGTAGCAGTTGATGTACTACCATGTTGTACTCAAGTCTGTTATGTATGTAGTCCATCAAATAGGCACCGTCTTTTGAGTGGGAATTTTtagtttattcatttcattttctttaatgtgtatttataattttcaaTTAACGTTACAAATTTGTACTGAACCATTCtcattttttgtaatatttacaaATGTGAACAAATTTAATTTGGACCTACAActatcaattattattaaaaagtggtatttttaattctttaaaaacattAGTCGGAGATTAAACAAATGCATACATAATGCAATAATAGCTTGCATATAATTTTACTGAATGTAGAAGAAACTGCATAATACATTGgactgtcattaaacatttaagaATTTTACATAATTTTGTCACAAGATTTGCATCTTTGATTTCATATTTTACTGCGAGTACTCCATGTACATACCAAATGGTGATGCATTCTAGTCTGCACACACAACGCTTGCTTTTACCATGTTATCACTGAAGCACATATTCCACCCGTTCACATGTTTGTTTAAACTTTCAGTTACTAGTTTTGTTTATGAGCTGCACAAATCCAATATATAgttgttttctttctaaaaagAAATATGCCCAACTTTCTATTTGTAAACTGTTATTGATAACTtggttgaatttgtttttggtctCGCAGAAGTAGCAGTATCGGAGTGGTTAGATGTGTGTAGTATTAAAAACAGGCTCTGGTAGTAATAAACAACATGTCGAGTGCTTTagaaatgtgtttgtgttttcttgTTGACTGGGATGCATTTACTTGAAGACAAGTTCTGTCCATTGTGGTACAGGCAGTAACGTTGAGACTTGTTTGTTTGAAAAGTATAAACtatgtttatgtacatgtatgtattcaagACATTAATTTCTTGCTATTaaattaatagtaattaaaatattagttgCGTTTTTTGTTGTATCTAATCAAATTGGTTTAATTtcagtttgtattgtttaaggatatcactagagcacatgatttattaatcattggctactggatgtcaaattggtttaatttcagtttgtattgtttaaggatatcactagagcacatggtttattaatcattggctactggatgtcaaacatttggtaattttaacattgtcTAAAGAGGAAATCTACATTTTTCAATCGGTGGTAAAAGATTTTTTATATTTGCACTGTCTTAGACAGGATgacgcataccacggcctttgatatactgtcGGTCATGGCACActgtctggaacaagaaatgcgtccactgacagggatccaTCCTAAACTTCTCAACACGTGTATTATGACcataatgtttgtttatacagtgaaacctcgctaaaccagacacccatggTACCGAATAAAATGTCCAGTATTCAGAGGTGTCTGGTTTGCAGGGTTTTCTTGATGATATCTCTAACAGGTGATTTTCCTACACACAAGTTTTCACTTGGTGACCTTAATGTTGGcttaaataaacattcaaaaGTTTTAATGATTTTGAGTCAATCATCCGTGCGATAGTTCAACACGACAATGTTTCACTGGACATTCCCACAtcttgaaaataaatgtttttaaaatgaaaacaaatgtaagcAATTTGAAGACTGTGAATTAAATTCATTGTTCTGTCGATCTCGGGAGCAAATTATGAGATATGTTTGTCGAGGAACTTTTGTGACGGGCTTTCGGTCACATTCgtaatttaaaaacatctaACCCAAATCTTAACTCTGCCTATTTACAATAAAGCTTCAAATAAACACAACTCCTATGTGTGTACTATATTCTTCAAagaaattgccaaaattgtaaggtatattagctgtggggaatggttgtATGATAatcataaaagaaaaagaaatgttttatttaatgactcattcaacacattttatttacagttttatggttaaggaccacagatattgagaggaaacccgcttttgccatttcatgggctattttcgatgagcagcaagggatcttttctatgcaccatcccatagacaggatagcacatgccacagcctttgatataccactcgtcgtgcactggctggaatgggaatcgatcctagacagactgcaCATACAGCAAGTGCTACGATATAATgatgaattaattgggcaaacattacaaccggtagttcagtattacagtaggttttatgaacaccaaagatcttgaaggatgattggggtcagaagtgaaatctGAATGATAAAAATGACTCGAAACAAAACAGTATCAACTGTATGgtgaacagaatgaaaaagattgacagaaataatgttccagtgattaatggacctttctggaaattgtcaaaatcgaaaATGACGCCCCACACGTGTACTGGGCAACAGTGATGCATgtacaaactatggaatgtgttgaTAAAccgacctgaacgttctttactaggatgtctggtCTTTATAGTTGATATTCATTTTTCATGTTCccctactctttttttttttgcagagtATAGTTACTTAAATATCAAAGCTGTCAACTGATCTTTAATTGCTTAATTGTTATTTGCCAGCTGTGCCCTGCTACATGTAACGGCGATGACCGTCTGTCAGCAAACCCGAGTATATGCATATTGCGCTAGCAGAGTTTGCCGTCTGGTAAGCTGGCCAAAGTGATATTCCGAGCAAGTAGTGGCGCTATAATCATTGATAACGGTTTGAATGTCCGCTTTTTTACAGTTTACACTAAAGGAACACTTTGggactgactgggttttttctcattccaaccagtacaccacaagtggttaaagaccatggtatgtgctttcctgtctgtggggaaagtgcaaataaaagattatttgctgctaatgaaaaaatgtagcgggtttcctttgatgactgtcataattaccaaatgttttttatccaatagccgatgattaattaatgtgatctagtggtgtcgttaaacaaaacaaacttttaacatacTCCAGATACCCAACAGAGAAAAGATGAAAACAATACATGAATGATTTCACAAAAAGAATTATGCTGGTAGAAAAATTCACTCATTGATGAGCTTGGGCATTCCTGAATACAAACCGGCCTCCGTGGCgtcatggtaggccatcggtctacaggctgttaggtactgggttcggatcccagtcgaggtatgggattttaatccagataccgactccaaaccccgagtgctccgcaaggctcattgggtaggtgtaaaccacttgcaccgaccagtgatccataactggttcaacaatggccatggtttgtgctatcctgtgtacAGCAAAAAGTAGCATTCAGCTTGAACATCAAAAACCAaaccaatataataaaattaaaaacaatttattaacatGGAATAAACCAGCTATGCTTGAAATGCATAAAGTTGACATGTATTACTCCTGTACTTTGTTCACGTGTCTGCCAACCAGAAAACTGCCATGGGATTATAATGCCATCTGAAACCTTCCTGTCTCTATTTGATGTAACATTACTCTTCAAAGCACATCAAAGTTTTCTGGATTTGTTTATCCCattgtcatatttttttttatctctggTTAACTcgcttttaatttgtttttgaaaacaaaacaactaaatgCTCAAGTTGCCCAATTAAGGACTGGTTGATTTCAATAACACAATTATTACTTAAATGCTAACAATTTTTAGGTGATTTTatgccagtttaaaaaaaaaaaattgtgcacAAAACTTGCATGGTCACTGGAGAACCCAGATCCTAGCTTTGAGTTAccagttaaagttaaattaaatttatgtcccgagtgaaatatgaaaattatatCGACAAGGCCATTGGTTTGTAAGTGTCAAATGATCCAATAGTATCGTTTGTTACACCAATACAGAATATTTCTCacagaaaatatgaaaaatattttccccATTATGAGTGTCTGCTGGGGGTAATAATTGGAGTTATCAATGGTAAGACCAGGTACCTGCAATCCAGTTTGCAATAATTCACTCAAATTATATTTGGGCATAACGTGAACTTTTAAAAAGCACGTTCTGGTCCTACATTCTGACACTGGATGTCAGGACAGCtccaacgacgcactcatccaCGACACGCTCATCCACGTACACTTGAAAGGCATCCAGAGCCAAGTAATTTATAGACCTGTAATGTAATTCATACACATGTACTCAAGGCACCATCGTATCGGACATAAAGCCTATGAAGATGTGATTTCTTCACATCCAGAGATGTCGGCTCCTTCCTACATTTACTGTAAAAAGTCATCTTTGAAACAGTAATACTTTAAACAAAACGATGCTTCAAACACAACATCTGCACAGATTTAACCAGCAATTATGAGAACTTAAAAACTGACCCAAATTTTGGGACAACCTGCTTCTAATAAATTGTAATAAGTTTTGGATATACAAAGATTTACTGAAATCTTGGATTTTCTgtaatttgggttttttcttctcacagatcttttgtttgttttaagtcATTTCCTCCTCTTGTTTCTGTACGGCTCACTGTTCTGTGGTCTTCTACCCAGATGACTGTTTCTCAGAGTTGACTGACTGTTTTTCAGAGTTAACGTTCTTTGCTTTCTTACAACTTCCACATTTGCCATGCTCAGTTTGCTGCTTCCCGGCGGTGCTGTTGGCTTGGTGGAAATCTcaaattcttcttttttattttccatCATTTTCAGTCTTGCCTCAATGATTTTGATTTTAGCTTCactgctgtaaaaaaaaaaaaaaccaggaacaatatttaacattgatacatgaataaataaaattctaatGGATATTTCAGTAGAGTGATGACTGGCTTGAAAATTGTTAtatggatggggggggggggggggggtattatatTACACTACTAAAATAGCTGTTTGTGATGATTATACAAAAAAATCCTAAAAAAACAATGATTGACAATATCACTAATATTTTTATGAagatcaaatacatttttgacaTCAATTGTTAGTggtataaaattaatgttcCTCATATCTGTAAACAACATACTTTCAATGTTTAAGCATAAAAAAGCTGAGTAAACACACCCATTCATGCTGACtaattttgatttgatttaacTGACCACACTTTAAAAGAATCACTCACAGTCCTGCCTCATAGATGAACTCtacatattcatttatttattcatttacttTTACTATACTTGAccgatatataaaattattacataaCGAAAATATATCTCAATTCTTATTGGTCAAAAGCCAGTCAGATGACCTTCCATAAATAGTGTTATTAATCACTTACCAGTAATAGGTAGCAAACGGCCTACGTCATATGCATCTTAGCGGGCCTATACCACCAGAAGAGGGCCGCAAATGGAGAATTACATATAAGCGCATGGGCTATACAAGGCTTTTACTTCCGGTATAATTTTTCTAGCACACGTTACCTCAGGAAGATTATACCGCTTTGTTGTGAGATTTTCTAATAAAGGTAAGTTTACTTGTTATGAtataaactgtttttgtaaataatatattttaatttatttccgaAGCGAATGTATTGTAAATTACGAATTCTGATGAAGTACATTTAACAATTATAACCGAATTGGACGTATTATCGTATACAACTGTTGTCATAAAATGAAAGTTGCCTCCCTTACGTAAAGAAATGGCAGACGACAACACCAAGTTTATTCAACATACTGAGTGAAATTTGTTACGCAAAAGCAGAACGAAAGTAGAATCCCTTCCCGTATATATCGTCAAAAACAGTGAGATCAGGAGAACAAATGTTAGATGTTTTGGCTAACAATATACTACGATGCGAAATGTTATCGGAATTTGGGGATAACCCAGACGACGGAATTGAAATTTCTGGGAATGGCCATCAACAATTCAGAAAATGATACCGAAGATAGCGGCTTGTGTCAAGCAGGCGTATCGCGATTTCATGACGTTACAGACAAGTTTTTAGAAGATACTGCAAACAAAAACACGATCTACAAGACTAAGTCTGATGTGAAAAGTTTCACTGACTGGTTGAAAAGCAAGTAGTTGAGAAACACGGAAAACTTCCCACCAACTGATGAGCTTGATACTCTGCTAGCCAGATTTTACTTACGTACGTTTAACTAACACATGTTTATAGTTAATTTATtcaatatgaatatattttcatatcttaaaaaaaaatatatataaaaaatatatatatatatattttttttttttttaaatattattattatgttttgtttgtttattgatttaGTTTTAGCTTTTTTTGTGGCACACATCTTTCAGTAAATTCCAGTGAACAGATGATAGAAGAAACTTTTTAGGGTACCAAAGATGTGGTAAACATCCTATAAATGATCTCTGttccaaagtttgttttgtttcatttcttacATCTATACTACTTCAAGCATTGTTAACCAgtgaaaaatgtcatttttatcATTCCAGTAAaaggtgattaataaatatgtcattAAATGGGTGTTTTCACATTGTCCTTGTTATAGGTCCTCGGACAGTTGCCTCAGGCCAATACAGCCTGCCTCGGGCCAATACAGCTGTCCTTGGACATATAACAAGGCCAATATGAAAAGAcccatttaataacataataatattgccCTGAGATGATCCCACTAGTccgatcaaaagtgatattgccctggaagatttaaccaatgaaaaaaagatgagacaaaattctatccaattaatgaataggtaacgtaatgcaacgtcaactgctaattctattgtaatataaacaaccacaaacttgtgacaaaagGCTTTGCTGTGcttcaataaaatataacatctttattcatACTGATTTAATTCCGCAAATATGACAAAGACAAGGCCAgtaatcgtcaaattgtgtaaggaatatctcgcagatttagaaatgtacatgatacattaaaatgcatttggaggtaatcggtaactgttcagtttaaatgtatgttcagatttattgtattttgttttttattttgttattaatatgattttgacactCTTGCTTGTCATATTATCTctaacttaatttttttctttttaatatttcaactgtttattttcaCATTCCTCTGCTTGTCATACGACGACATAGGATTATGTGACGTTATTAAATCTCATCAGTTTGAACTCAGTGCTGGAAATTATAAGAATTAGCAtatttcgattctgataaaTAACGCAGTAATGTAGGAGTTTATggattttattatgtaataaaataattactgaccttatttcgggcaatatcaggttttatgGACTGAAAAAAACTGATATTGACCAAGGCCAATGGCTGAgatcaatatcaatttcttcagtCCGTAAAACCTGATACTGCACTCAATGatggtcaataattgataagtATATACTgtgaatgtttaaaacatacattcacAGAAGACTATTTGGTTGTCACTGATTTGATGTTGATGATGCTGACAAATCTAAATATTACTGATGTTACTCAACTTAATGCCAGTATATCTAGTTTGTAAATCCGGTATAACAAACTTACCTTAAGTTACTACATGCCTCATTTGTTACAGATGTACTCTTGCAAAAAGCTAGTTCCTATACAAATAgaattcaaacattttaaatataaatctttagggggaggggtgtaaataaaaattaatatgctattatacatattttttttactactctttttaaaacaaaaattgaaatttatgtttttattattttttatggtCATACAGCTTAAGTGAATCATTTGATGAATTCAACTGACAATGTAATGTACATGGTAAAAAACCTGGACATTAATCAGAAACtttaaaaatggtaaaaaaataaaaaaattttttattgtaaTCTTATGAAATTTTCCAATATTTGAAATGGGATATCATTCCCtctatttttgttaaattggtCAATCTAGCAATGCTGAATGAACTCAGCACATTACTTCTTCTAGGCTCCTAACTTACAAGTCATCTGACCACAAGATTTCCATTAATGTATCTGCACATCTCATTCAACAATCATTTAAATCTGGATACATGATGACAACAATAAATTTATGATCACATACCGGTTTCTGTGCGCGAGCCCAGCGGACAACCAGTCTCTGGGACAGTGCTAACTTTCCATCCAGTCCTTTGATGGCTCTCTCTGCAACCTAGATGTGCAATAAACACATACTGattaatcaacaacaaaaacttaacacgaaaagaaaggaatatttgtttagcaaAACGTTggcacattttattaatttttaaactatggctgtttaaCATGagttatttcaatatttggtcgagagagaggaaacctactgctgCCACATGGGCTACTTCTACCAATTAAGCAGCCAGTTATTCTCAATTAAGAAAATCTTGAGCCTATAGGAACTTTCTGTTCTTTATCCTTAACATATAGAAACTGTCTGTTCTTTATCCTTAACACATAGGCACTCTCTGTTCTTTATCCTTAACATATAGGAACTCTCTGTTCTTTATTCTTAACATATACACTCTCTGTTCTTTATCCTTAAAATATAGGAACTCTCTGTTTTTTATCTTTAACCTTTTTGTTCTTTATGTTTAACATATAGAAACGTTTCTGTTCTTTATCTTTAACCTATAGGAACCTTTTTGTTCTTTATGTTTAACATATAGAAACGTTTCTGTTCTTTATCTTTAACCTATAGGAACCTTTTTGTTCTTTATGTTTAACATATAGAAACGTTTCTGTTCTTTATCTTTAACCTATAGGAACCTTTTTGTTCTTTACACGTTACCTGTCAGTGTCACTGGATTTACCTGTTTTTTGTTGAAACTGACAAAACAATAACCCCTCGGTTTGCCAACATCAGGTCCTTCCTTGTGGTAGAGAAAGTCAAACTTCTTCAAGTCACCAAACTTCTGAACTAACTTCAAGAGAGTGAAcctgttatttaaatattagttcattaattaaatacattagcTAAAGACGTTCACAAATAAACCCACTCATCCCCCAACCACTGCAGAACCACCtttaataaaagaatgaattatataatgtaaacaTACTCATGGGCATACATGCTCCCATTTTGGGTGGGGATGTGGACAAGCTTATTTTTGCTTGCATTAAATGAAAATACCCAAATCTGGaattatttattgaaatattCATATctgtattactaccaaacaccTACAGAGGGTTCAACATTAATCACTACATATCTGTATGGATTACAATTATAAGTGTGAAAAGTTGCTCCAACCCTGAGGGAGGCGCAGCTGACTAAACCCTCCCCCcaaccccatcccccacccacctcGTACGTTTAGGAACAACACTGATTTCCTACATCAAAATGGACAACTAACACATAAACGTGTACactactttatttatttttcagtctACTTGTTCATCTTATTTTGAAGTAAACCGTTTAGAAATCTTTCTGAACTGACAGAAATACTGTGTATGGACGAGCCTGTAAGAATGTTGTTAGGACGTATATTGAGCGACTCACTCTGTGATCCGTGAGTCAAGGTTACCAATCCACAAGCGATAGTCCGACTCGTCACCCAGTTCCTGTGACACAGGCACGGGAATGGAGCAGCCAGGCTCCTGcactgtgaaaacaaaacatggcCGTCACAGTAAAACACACTATAGCTATGTCAAAACAATGTGCAGGTATCAGCGTATGCCAGTGCAATAAAACGTACATTACActcaacaacaatataatattcatatagCAATGAAAACTGGGCACTGACCTGTAAGCTGAGCACCATACAGTGGCCATATATGCAATGGATCTCGGCCCctttccacgaagcgatcttagggctaagatcaccttaggtgcatagctaccttatgcacttaaggtgatcttagggctaagatcactttgtggaacGAGGCCCTGATCATATAGGCCTACCCATCAACTGACCCATGGCATTTGCTAACAActgccggtagtaggggagtatagtaggtggaaggaaggaaatgttttatttaacaatgcactcgatgaattttatttacggttatatggcgtcagacatatggttaaggaccacacagatattgacagaggaaacctgctgtcccacttcatgagctactcttttttcgattagcagcaatggatcttttatatgcaccatcccacagacaggatattacataccacagcctttgaatgAAGAAAATCTAAATGGAATCATATttcttgattttaaaaaagcttttgatgttGTGGACCATTCAATTCTGATgcaaaagttaaacatttatggCTGCAAAGGGAATTCTCTTAACTTGTTCCAATCTTATTTAAATAACAGAACACAGCAAGTCACTATAGGAATGGCAACATCAA
This window contains:
- the LOC121383146 gene encoding probable RNA-binding protein 18 isoform X3; its protein translation is MAVQEPGCSIPVPVSQELGDESDYRLWIGNLDSRITEFTLLKLVQKFGDLKKFDFLYHKEGPDVGKPRGYCFVSFNKKQVAERAIKGLDGKLALSQRLVVRWARAQKPELAFCKSTSVTNEACSNLSEAKIKIIEARLKMMENKKEEFEISTKPTAPPGSSKLSMANVEVVRKQRTLTLKNSQSTLRNSHLGRRPQNSEPYRNKRRK
- the LOC121383146 gene encoding probable RNA-binding protein 18 isoform X4, encoding MQEPGCSIPVPVSQELGDESDYRLWIGNLDSRITEFTLLKLVQKFGDLKKFDFLYHKEGPDVGKPRGYCFVSFNKKQVAERAIKGLDGKLALSQRLVVRWARAQKPELAFCKSTSVTNEACSNLSSEAKIKIIEARLKMMENKKEEFEISTKPTAPPGSSKLSMANVEVVRKQRTLTLKNSQSTLRNSHLGRRPQNSEPYRNKRRK
- the LOC121383146 gene encoding probable RNA-binding protein 18 isoform X2; amino-acid sequence: MAVQEPGCSIPVPVSQELGDESDYRLWIGNLDSRITEFTLLKLVQKFGDLKKFDFLYHKEGPDVGKPRGYCFVSFNKKQVAERAIKGLDGKLALSQRLVVRWARAQKPELAFCKSTSVTNEACSNLSSEAKIKIIEARLKMMENKKEEFEISTKPTAPPGSSKLSMANVEVVRKQRTLTLKNSQSTLRNSHLGRRPQNSEPYRNKRRK